From one Vannielia litorea genomic stretch:
- the addB gene encoding double-strand break repair protein AddB, whose product MFEPSATPRLFGTPIGADFGATLLEGLEARLAGAPPEAWGRVTLLVNTTRMKRQLLDQFAAGPARLMPRVHLVTDLAGGLHLTGLKPAVSSLQLRLQLRQAVARLIDLQPDIAPKSAAFDLANSLAALLEEMDDEGVDPATLGDLDVGDHSAHWARSLSVISLLSGQDSDIFRTQAAFNRDALSALLSLWDAAPPQTPIIVAGSTGSRGTTRLLMEAVARLPQGAVVLPGVDRDTPQEVWRNLTASCDNPDRAPEEDHPQFRFAALAKRLGVAPDDIAPWTDTKPDTHSRNRLVSLSLRPAPVTDQWLSDGPKLVEELPDATDGLSLITARTPRHEAAAIAFAIREAVEANKTTALITPDRTLARQVTAALSRWGIVPDDSAGMPLHQSPPGRFLIETAALFGRPLDLAVALSLLKHPLTASNAGMRGPHLLNVGRFETWARRKGVPRVDAAVLQDWLGSWSATDEAKDWVGWLGSVLENLPNTGGEPLEARLERHIDLAEAIAAGPDSSGSGQLWADKPGEAAGAAVDELRMAAPFGGAVDNVQYLGIIRSVLAGGEVREAPIAHPLVSIWGTIEARTRTVDLSILAGLNEGTWPAALPHDPWMNRAMRRDAGMLLPERRVGLAAHDYQQAMGAREVIFSRSAQSADTETVPSRWLNRLTNLLSGLGEIGETCLKEMRARGDRLVAISSVLAVHSENPISALPAPRPAPAPPAEARPKGLFVTAVSTLIRDPYAVYAKNVLELRRLGPRAPQPDAAMRGTVLHAVMEQCLKDGFDFTGPSEWTAEAFMEVAAEVVATHVPWPATRRLWLGRLASSAPALVRVEAALQASGMPIIVEEIGSVQLRGVDFRVSAKPDRIDRLEAGGCAVLDYKTSTKPPSEKEVEAFDKQLLLEAAIAEAGGFKQLGAKRAARVGYISIGNPANSRDEPLEIEGVWRPDAMLQNLAALIRTYEDPSKGYTARRAPQFLIYASDYDHLSRFGEWDVTAAPETILVGQ is encoded by the coding sequence ATGTTTGAGCCTTCAGCCACGCCACGCCTGTTTGGCACGCCGATCGGCGCAGACTTTGGAGCGACGCTGCTGGAAGGGCTTGAAGCACGGCTTGCGGGAGCGCCGCCCGAGGCATGGGGGCGTGTGACGCTTTTGGTCAATACGACCCGGATGAAGCGACAGCTACTGGATCAATTCGCGGCGGGGCCAGCACGACTGATGCCGCGCGTGCATCTGGTGACCGATCTGGCAGGTGGCCTCCACCTGACCGGGCTGAAGCCTGCCGTTTCGTCCTTGCAGCTACGCCTTCAACTGCGGCAAGCCGTGGCCCGGCTGATCGACCTCCAGCCTGACATCGCTCCAAAGAGCGCCGCTTTCGACCTCGCCAACAGTCTGGCTGCCTTACTTGAAGAGATGGACGACGAGGGAGTAGACCCGGCGACACTTGGCGACCTAGATGTTGGCGATCACTCTGCGCACTGGGCGCGGAGCCTTTCAGTCATTTCGCTGCTTTCAGGCCAGGATAGTGACATTTTTCGCACTCAAGCGGCTTTCAATAGAGATGCTTTGTCGGCGCTTTTATCGCTGTGGGACGCTGCTCCGCCGCAGACTCCAATTATCGTGGCGGGTTCCACAGGATCACGGGGCACGACGCGGCTGCTGATGGAAGCCGTGGCCCGCTTACCTCAAGGCGCGGTGGTGTTGCCAGGGGTGGACAGGGACACGCCTCAGGAGGTCTGGCGCAACTTAACAGCGTCCTGCGATAACCCCGACAGGGCGCCGGAAGAAGACCATCCGCAGTTTCGCTTTGCAGCGCTTGCCAAACGCCTGGGCGTCGCTCCAGACGACATTGCCCCTTGGACCGATACCAAGCCCGACACGCATTCGCGCAACAGGCTGGTTTCGCTGTCGCTCCGGCCGGCTCCTGTGACTGACCAATGGCTCAGTGACGGACCGAAGCTTGTCGAGGAACTGCCAGACGCTACGGATGGGCTCTCGCTGATTACAGCCCGAACTCCACGCCATGAAGCCGCAGCAATCGCATTCGCGATCCGGGAGGCTGTTGAGGCCAACAAGACGACGGCACTCATAACACCCGACCGGACATTGGCACGGCAGGTCACTGCTGCTCTGTCCCGCTGGGGCATCGTACCGGACGATTCTGCTGGTATGCCCCTCCACCAAAGCCCCCCAGGGCGATTTTTGATCGAGACAGCTGCGCTGTTTGGCCGCCCGTTGGACCTTGCTGTCGCGCTGTCGCTTCTGAAGCACCCACTTACGGCTTCAAACGCCGGCATGCGCGGCCCTCACCTGCTAAACGTTGGACGATTTGAAACTTGGGCAAGGCGCAAGGGCGTGCCGCGCGTTGATGCGGCGGTATTGCAAGACTGGTTGGGCAGCTGGAGCGCAACGGATGAAGCGAAGGATTGGGTTGGTTGGCTAGGCAGCGTGCTAGAGAATTTGCCCAACACAGGTGGCGAACCTCTGGAGGCCCGACTTGAACGACACATCGACTTGGCGGAAGCCATCGCCGCGGGGCCCGATTCCAGCGGGTCTGGGCAACTCTGGGCGGATAAACCCGGGGAAGCCGCTGGTGCTGCAGTAGATGAGCTGCGCATGGCGGCGCCGTTCGGCGGAGCGGTCGATAATGTGCAGTATCTCGGCATCATCAGATCTGTTCTCGCCGGCGGGGAGGTGCGGGAAGCGCCAATTGCACATCCGCTGGTCTCCATCTGGGGCACGATTGAAGCGAGAACCCGAACAGTCGATCTGTCCATTCTTGCAGGGTTAAACGAAGGGACATGGCCTGCCGCCTTGCCCCACGATCCGTGGATGAACCGGGCGATGCGGCGCGATGCCGGGATGCTGCTGCCTGAGCGGCGCGTCGGGCTTGCTGCCCATGACTACCAGCAGGCAATGGGCGCGCGCGAGGTTATCTTCAGTCGCAGTGCACAGAGCGCAGACACCGAAACCGTGCCTTCCCGCTGGCTGAACCGACTGACGAACCTGCTTTCGGGCCTTGGTGAAATCGGCGAAACCTGCCTCAAAGAGATGCGCGCACGAGGAGACCGGCTGGTAGCCATCTCATCAGTCTTGGCGGTGCACTCCGAAAACCCGATCTCCGCTCTGCCTGCGCCCCGGCCCGCTCCAGCTCCTCCAGCTGAAGCGCGACCCAAGGGGCTCTTTGTAACCGCGGTATCGACCCTGATCCGAGATCCCTACGCGGTCTATGCAAAGAACGTCCTCGAGCTGAGAAGGCTCGGCCCGAGAGCACCGCAACCGGATGCCGCGATGCGTGGAACGGTGCTTCATGCGGTGATGGAGCAGTGCCTGAAAGACGGTTTCGATTTCACCGGTCCGTCGGAGTGGACTGCCGAAGCGTTCATGGAGGTTGCGGCAGAAGTCGTTGCGACCCACGTGCCCTGGCCCGCCACGCGGCGGCTCTGGTTGGGCCGTCTGGCCTCTTCCGCACCGGCGTTGGTCCGGGTTGAAGCAGCACTCCAAGCGAGCGGGATGCCAATCATCGTGGAGGAAATCGGCTCTGTTCAACTGCGAGGCGTCGATTTTAGGGTGTCGGCAAAACCCGACCGGATTGACCGACTGGAAGCCGGCGGTTGCGCAGTGCTCGATTACAAGACGTCGACCAAGCCGCCGTCCGAAAAGGAGGTGGAAGCCTTCGACAAGCAGCTACTGCTGGAGGCGGCCATTGCCGAGGCAGGTGGCTTCAAGCAACTCGGCGCAAAGCGGGCCGCGCGGGTGGGATACATCTCAATCGGCAACCCCGCCAATTCACGGGACGAACCGCTGGAGATCGAGGGCGTTTGGCGCCCGGATGCGATGCTGCAAAACCTCGCTGCCTTGATCCGAACCTACGAAGACCCCTCCAAGGGGTACACGGCACGGCGCGCGCCGCAGTTCCTGATCTACGCAAGCGACTACGATCACCTTTCGCGATTTGGGGAGTGGGACGTAACTGCCGCGCCTGAAACGATACTGGTGGGCCAATGA
- a CDS encoding nucleotidyltransferase family protein, translating to MVFAAGFGTRMRPLTDTRPKPLVEVAGKPLLDHALELTECVSRVVVNAHYLGEQIADHLAGRNVDVVHETEILDTGGGLRNALPRLGPGPVFTLNSDAVWTGPNAIETLRAAWFPEEMDALLLLVPVQNARGYSGTGDFSLDREGRLTRGDGYVYSGAQIIKPDGLSEFSEPAFSLNLLWNKMQAAGRLFGVAHPGGWCDVGHPGGIAVAEEMLAEAGNV from the coding sequence ATGGTCTTTGCGGCGGGCTTCGGCACGCGGATGCGTCCGCTCACGGATACCCGGCCCAAGCCACTCGTGGAAGTTGCCGGAAAGCCGCTCCTCGATCATGCATTGGAATTGACCGAGTGCGTGTCACGCGTGGTCGTGAATGCTCACTATCTGGGGGAGCAGATTGCAGACCATCTCGCTGGTCGTAATGTCGATGTTGTGCATGAAACCGAGATTTTGGACACTGGCGGTGGTTTGCGAAACGCGCTGCCACGGCTTGGCCCAGGCCCCGTTTTTACTCTCAATTCCGATGCAGTTTGGACAGGCCCCAATGCGATCGAGACACTGAGGGCCGCGTGGTTTCCGGAAGAGATGGACGCTCTGTTGCTGCTGGTCCCGGTGCAGAACGCACGCGGCTACTCCGGGACCGGTGACTTCTCGCTCGACCGTGAGGGTCGCCTGACTAGGGGTGACGGTTACGTTTACTCCGGTGCTCAGATCATCAAACCCGATGGGCTCTCTGAGTTCTCCGAACCAGCGTTCTCACTGAACTTGCTGTGGAACAAGATGCAGGCTGCAGGCCGCCTGTTTGGCGTGGCTCATCCGGGCGGCTGGTGCGACGTGGGGCACCCTGGTGGGATTGCAGTGGCTGAGGAGATGTTGGCGGAGGCGGGGAATGTTTGA
- a CDS encoding aminoglycoside phosphotransferase family protein has protein sequence MSAVEDFLTSTGWSGAEAAPLAGDASARSYQRLTRGSERVVLMVDPEGNVEAFLAIARHLAAQGLSAPVIFADDADYGLVLMEDLGDRLIARLAADDPSAETDLYVAATEVLVKLHEAPLPEGLQLYGPQEMAVMIGPAAEFYARAAGEPVTHEGWLQLTAALEEALFQTDTQPQVMIHRDYHAENLIWLPERAGTARVGLLDFQDALIGHPAYDLASLLGDVRRDIGADAQEAAVRCYVDSTGCDEGRFRAALAAQGAQRNLRILGVFTRLCTVLSKPGYLDLMPRVWRNLMRDLDHPDLAILKDAVLGTLPEPTAERLDRIRRVAI, from the coding sequence ATGAGTGCAGTCGAAGATTTTCTGACAAGTACCGGATGGTCTGGCGCGGAAGCTGCTCCGCTGGCCGGCGATGCTTCCGCCCGGAGTTATCAGCGGCTGACTCGCGGGAGCGAACGGGTTGTGCTGATGGTGGATCCGGAAGGTAACGTTGAGGCATTTCTCGCCATCGCCCGCCATCTTGCGGCACAAGGCCTGTCCGCCCCAGTGATCTTCGCGGATGACGCGGACTACGGGTTGGTTTTGATGGAGGATCTCGGCGACCGGCTCATCGCTCGTCTTGCCGCCGATGACCCTTCCGCTGAAACGGACCTTTATGTTGCGGCGACCGAGGTGCTGGTCAAACTGCACGAGGCGCCATTGCCGGAAGGCCTTCAACTTTATGGCCCGCAGGAAATGGCGGTCATGATCGGACCAGCGGCAGAGTTCTATGCTCGGGCCGCAGGAGAACCGGTAACCCATGAAGGCTGGCTCCAGTTGACGGCTGCGCTCGAGGAAGCACTTTTCCAAACAGACACGCAGCCGCAAGTGATGATTCACAGGGACTATCACGCCGAGAACTTGATCTGGTTGCCTGAACGAGCGGGCACAGCGCGTGTTGGCCTGCTGGATTTTCAGGACGCGCTCATCGGACATCCTGCTTATGATCTCGCCTCGCTGCTTGGTGACGTTCGCCGGGACATCGGCGCAGACGCACAGGAGGCCGCTGTTCGGTGCTATGTGGACTCGACGGGCTGTGACGAAGGCAGGTTTCGGGCGGCACTTGCAGCGCAGGGAGCCCAGCGCAACTTGCGAATTCTCGGCGTCTTCACCCGGCTTTGCACTGTCCTTTCAAAGCCCGGATACCTTGATCTGATGCCCCGCGTCTGGCGCAATCTGATGCGCGATCTTGATCATCCTGATCTCGCGATCCTGAAAGATGCGGTGCTCGGTACACTGCCCGAGCCGACGGCGGAGCGATTGGACCGAATTCGTCGCGTGGCAATATGA
- the tsaE gene encoding tRNA (adenosine(37)-N6)-threonylcarbamoyltransferase complex ATPase subunit type 1 TsaE, with protein sequence MTRAASFPLTLHLASPEHTARLAAVVAPLLGAGDVLLLSGPVGAGKSHFARALIRWRMERAGSVEDVPSPTFTLIQTYPLPDGEIWHADLYRLSSADEVEELGLSAAFEDAICLVEWPDRLPEPPAGALWLEFSNAEEPNARSLVVNGPEHWSQRLAEPLEAAA encoded by the coding sequence ATGACCCGCGCTGCTTCGTTCCCACTTACCTTGCACCTCGCCTCTCCCGAGCACACCGCCCGGCTTGCAGCCGTTGTGGCACCGCTGCTGGGAGCCGGTGATGTGCTGCTGCTGTCCGGCCCTGTCGGTGCTGGGAAGAGCCACTTTGCCCGTGCCTTGATCCGTTGGCGGATGGAGCGGGCGGGTTCGGTGGAGGATGTGCCTTCGCCCACCTTCACATTGATCCAGACTTACCCGCTACCGGATGGCGAAATCTGGCATGCCGACCTTTACCGCCTGTCGAGTGCGGATGAAGTGGAGGAGCTCGGGCTTTCTGCGGCCTTTGAAGATGCCATCTGCCTCGTCGAGTGGCCGGATCGCTTGCCCGAGCCCCCCGCAGGTGCGCTTTGGCTGGAGTTTTCCAATGCGGAAGAGCCGAATGCACGCAGCCTTGTGGTAAATGGCCCGGAGCACTGGTCACAGCGACTGGCAGAGCCACTTGAGGCGGCGGCATGA
- a CDS encoding PAS-domain containing protein — translation MNGLLGELPWAFAFVLVTTSFGTALLAMLAVGYLQPKRRVTWDKLTGVSGDDMTFLFEDDELVDASEEAHVFLASGPETLPPWPRFLALLAGSFPDIGSRLGQLAELGKLELRARDGTSRLDAELKNGLTRFSLHQGEEDEPVEYDSFAVTAMAEELDVLRTVVDDAPVLAWREDEDGNVTWANGAYIDLLHRMQPRKATLAWPLPRAISHSFHDCETDVLHRVSITIPYIEQVIWYDCSTREMGEETLVFAVPADRLVQAERSRIEFLQTLTKTFADLPTGLAVFDRGRQLALFNPALTDLSSLEPHFLSSRPTLVSFLDHLREAQRMPEPKDYKSWRASIAELESAASEGMHQEIWSLPTGQTYRVTGQPHPDGAVAFLFEDISAEMSLTRRFRSELEMGQAVVDSLDEAIAVFAHTGSMVLCNRAYQELWNCDLVGSLSDVSAQEAVRDWSALSDDDALWTRATRFLSGRSDRRSWSVILDTAAYGRVTCRFAPVAGGAALAGFKLGDGAAGAPERSDVAKMTA, via the coding sequence GTGAACGGATTGTTGGGTGAGCTGCCTTGGGCATTTGCATTTGTTCTGGTGACAACGTCATTCGGGACCGCCCTCCTTGCCATGCTGGCGGTTGGCTACCTGCAACCCAAGCGGCGTGTAACGTGGGACAAGCTGACAGGCGTTTCAGGCGATGACATGACCTTCCTGTTCGAGGACGACGAGTTGGTGGACGCAAGCGAAGAGGCACATGTGTTTTTGGCATCCGGGCCGGAGACACTGCCGCCTTGGCCGCGCTTCCTGGCCCTTCTCGCAGGCTCCTTCCCCGACATCGGCAGCCGACTCGGCCAATTGGCAGAGTTGGGCAAGCTGGAGCTGAGGGCAAGGGACGGGACATCACGGCTGGATGCCGAGTTGAAAAACGGCCTCACGCGTTTCTCCTTGCATCAAGGCGAGGAGGATGAGCCAGTCGAATACGATTCCTTCGCCGTGACGGCCATGGCTGAAGAACTGGATGTGCTGCGAACAGTGGTCGACGACGCACCGGTGCTGGCGTGGCGCGAAGATGAAGATGGCAACGTCACCTGGGCGAATGGTGCCTACATCGACCTTCTGCATCGGATGCAACCCAGGAAGGCCACACTGGCTTGGCCCCTGCCCCGCGCAATTTCTCACAGCTTTCATGACTGTGAGACCGATGTGCTCCATCGCGTCTCGATAACAATCCCCTATATCGAGCAGGTCATCTGGTACGATTGCAGCACGCGTGAGATGGGCGAAGAAACGCTTGTGTTCGCGGTGCCTGCCGACCGGTTGGTTCAGGCGGAACGGTCACGCATCGAGTTTTTGCAGACCCTCACGAAAACCTTTGCCGATCTGCCAACCGGGCTTGCCGTGTTCGACCGTGGCCGCCAGCTGGCTCTGTTCAACCCCGCGCTGACCGATCTTTCCTCCCTCGAACCGCATTTCCTCTCATCTCGCCCGACTTTAGTGTCCTTCCTCGATCACCTCAGGGAAGCCCAGAGGATGCCGGAGCCAAAGGACTATAAAAGTTGGCGGGCCAGTATCGCAGAGTTGGAGAGCGCCGCATCGGAAGGGATGCATCAGGAGATCTGGTCACTTCCGACCGGCCAGACCTATCGGGTGACCGGCCAGCCACATCCGGATGGGGCCGTGGCCTTCCTGTTCGAAGATATCTCTGCCGAGATGTCGCTGACACGCAGGTTTCGCTCAGAACTCGAGATGGGGCAGGCCGTCGTCGACAGCCTTGATGAGGCCATTGCTGTGTTTGCCCACACCGGCTCTATGGTATTGTGCAACCGCGCATACCAGGAGCTTTGGAACTGCGACCTTGTCGGGTCTCTTTCTGACGTCAGTGCGCAGGAAGCGGTGCGAGACTGGTCAGCCCTCTCCGATGACGATGCCCTTTGGACTCGCGCAACACGGTTTCTATCCGGCCGAAGTGATCGACGGTCGTGGAGCGTGATCCTCGATACCGCGGCCTACGGCCGGGTCACTTGCCGGTTCGCGCCTGTCGCGGGCGGAGCGGCCCTTGCAGGTTTCAAGCTGGGAGACGGCGCAGCGGGTGCTCCGGAGCGGTCTGACGTGGCTAAGATGACCGCCTGA